From Nitrospinota bacterium:
CGAAAAGTCTCCTGTTGCGTGGCACGGCCGGAATGAAAATTGTCGGGGCAAACGGTTATCCGGAGGACGATCCTTTATACGATGCAGGCATTGAAAAGCAATATTTGGAGGCCGGCGCGTCATGGTATTTCACCGAGGGGATGTACACCACGGCCCTGCTGAGGTACACGCGTATAAAGAACAAAATGGACGCCTTGTCATCGGCGGACACGGTTTATGGCCTGGTCAACGTTGACATTTCGTTTGTTTACGGCTTTTGACGCAAAGCCGTCATCGTTGAATTCAATTCAATAAATGGCCACGCCCGGGATCGCGGCAGGAATCTTGCCAACATGTATCGTTTTCCAGAAAAAGGATTTGGAGAAAAGGGGGCTGATATTCTGAAACGAAAGGCGTCTAATTGGTGGAGCTGAGGGGGATCGAACCCCTGGCCTCTTGAATGCCATTCAAGCGCGCTCCCAGCTGCGCCACAGCCCCATCAAAAGAGTTAATTTAACAAAAGACTATTTTCCCGTCAACTAAATTGATTTGATTCGTCGGCCATTATATTCGATGAGAATCCGGCCTGTCATGGATTGTGGGCGATGGGGGGCGCGCCTGTCCATGGCAATTCAAGGCTCGCCTGGGCCTGGCTCGGCAAATAGTTCAGCCAATTTTGGCGCTTACACTGTGGGCCACTGAAAACCGTTCATTTCCTCGATGAAATGGGCGTACTCCAATTTTACCGAAGCAAGGTTCTCCACGGACCTTTCGCAGTCGTTCTCCTCCGCGCTATCTTCGCACAGCATCGCCGCGTGGGCCAGCCGTTCCGCCCCGACGTTGGCGGCGGAGCCTTTCACGCTGTGCGCGTGAAGGGCCGCGTCCTGCATATTCTTTTTTTTAACCGCTGTCTCGAGCTTGTCCAGGACAGCGGGGGTGTTCGAGAGGAATTTGTCCATCAGGGTCCTTACAAGCGAAACGTCGAAGTTCAACCTGCCGCGCATGCCGCTGTAATTGAACACCACCCTGGGGGGCGTCTCTCCCTCAGCGGCGTAGCCATCGGCCTGGCCTCCCTCACGAAGCCAACGTTTAAGGACGGTGTTTATGGCGTCAACGCTGACAGGCTTGCTCACATAATCGTCCATCCCGGCCGCTATGCATTTTTCCCTGTCGCCCATCATGGCGTTTGCGGTCATTGCGACGATTGGGATGCGCTTTTTCCCATCCTCCCCGCTTCTAATGGACCTGGACGCCTCATATCCGTCCATCACCGGCATATGGCAGTCCATGAACACTATGTCATAGTCCACCTTTTCCAGCAGGTCGAGCGCTTCCTGCCCGTCGCCGGCCACGTCCACTATAAGCCCCATCCGCGCCAGTATCCCCCTGGCCACGGCCTGGTTGGTTATGTTGTCCTCCACCACAAGCGCGATGCCTTTGTGCGCCCCGGCGGGTATCTCGCGCCCCGCGCCCCTGCGGGCTTCGTGCGGGAGCCTGTTGCTGGTCAATATCCCTGAGCCCTCCCCACGCGGTTTTGTGTTCCGCAGCGTCACCAGCGTGTCGAACAATTGGGACTGGCGTATGGGCTTTAAAAGATAGGCGTCAAAGCCTATCGCCTCGAATTTCTTGGCGTCTCCCGCGCCGCCGCCGGATGTGAGCATCACAAGCCTGATTCCGCTCAGCTCCGGGATGGCCCGCATGGCCCTGCCGAGCGTTTCCCCGTCCATCCCCGGCATAAGGTGGTCCACAACGGCAACTTCGTGCAGCGCCCCTGCCTTGGAGGCGGCCAACAGTTGGATGAGCGCGTCCGAGCCGCTGGAAACGCAATCGCACACTATCCCCCAGTGGGTAAGCTGCTCCCGGAGTATTTTCAGGTTCACGTCGTTGTCGTCCACCACAAAAACGCGCATCCCCGCCAGGCTTTCAAATGAGACCGATTCCGGGGCCGATCCGGAGGCCTCCGGCAACGGAAGGCGGACAAGGAAAGTGGCCCCCTCGCCTATCTTGCTTGTGACGCTAATCGAGCCGCCCATCATCTCCACAAGCTGGTTTGTGATAGCCAGGCCAAGCCCCGTGCCGCCGAATTTGCGGGTCGTGGAGGCGTCCACCTGGGTGAACTTGTCGAAAATCTTTTTTTGCATCTGTTCGGGGATGCCCACGCCGGTGTCCTTGACCGAGACGGCGAATGCGCCTGGGCCTGTTCCGCCCGCTTCATGCTGGACGTCGATGAGTATGTAACCTTTTTCGGTGAACTTGATAGCGTTGGAAATCAGGTTCATGATTATCTGGCGGACCCTGCCCGGATCCCCTTCAACGCGGCGGGGCGCCTTCGGATCGTACCGGAGGATGACCTCCAGCCGTTTTTCATGCGCCTTGAGGCACAGTGTGTCGATCACGTCCTCGATCCCCTGCCGCAGGTCGAACGGGATCGGCTCTATGGAAAGCTTTCCCGCCTCTATCTTGGAGAAATCGAGGATGTCGTTTATGATCGAAAGCAGCGACTCGGCCGAACTGCGGATGGTTTCGGCGTAGTCGCGCTGCTCGTGGCTAAGCCTGGTGTCCAGCAACATACTTGTCATCCCGATGACGCCATTGAGCGGGGTGCGGATCTCATGGCTCATATTCGCCAGAAACTCGCTTTTAAGCCTGGCCGCGCTTTCGGCCTGCTCCTTGGCGGCCAAAAGTTCGCTGTTCCGTTTTTCCAGTTCGGCGGTGCGTTCCTGTATCCTCCCCTGGAGAAGGATGTTCGTTTCAAACAACGAAAATGAGCTGCCTATGGAGTCCACGCTGCGCTCCACGCGGCTCATCAGCGAACGGTTGATTTTCCGCTGGGCCGTCAGCTCATCGTTAAGGCGGTCCAGTTCGGGGGTTGCGCTTTCAGTGTCCACGGTCACGCTCCAATTGCTATCCCGGTCAGAGTCTGGTTGACGTGGACGGCGTTGAACTGCTCCCCGTACGTGTGGAACCCTATGACGTTGTTCTCCGTCATGATCCGGGCGGCCTGTCCGGCAAGCCCCTTTTCGAGGATCTCAAGCCTGCGCAAAATACATTCGCAGCCAATCACCACCTTGGGGGAGCCTATCTGTTTTTTCACATTTTCAAACGTCTCCTCCAGGTTCTCTATTATGTCCACACCCTTGGCGAGGGTGAGAACCAGCCCTTCGTCTATTGCGCAGTAAAACGTCAGGGACCCGTCATCGTTCACTTTCTGTATGGAACGCACGTAGAACTCCCCTCCTATCTTGAGCATCACGGGATTTCTGGAGAAGATCATCGGTTCGAGCTTGTCTATGGTGAGCCCCACGAACCTTGCGTATTCCTGCGCCGCCGGGCGGCCGTTTATTTCCGTGACGATCCGCTTTTCAGGGATCGCCCCGGTGATGACCATCTTGCTCCCGTTGTCGGGAGTGAAATGCTGCGTCTTGAAGGCGGTGACAGGGAGCGTGGTGGAAAACGCCGAAAAAACCGCGGCCCCGGATATGAACTCCCCGTCATAGTACACGCAGGTTTCCTTGAACTTGAGGTTGTCCCCCGCCGAACCGCCTATTATGGGCATGGAGCCCATTGCGCCGGAAAGATAGGCCACCACAGGCTCCTCTTTGACGGAAAGGCCGTCTATGAGCAGCAATCCGAAGGAAGATGCGGCCTCGGCCCCGCTTTTTTCCGGGAACGACGCCTTGATGTCCCTGGAAATTCCGGCGGCTGCCTGCACCCCGAAATTGTTCACGTCGGGTATCAGGAACGTTTTCACCGAAAGCTCCGTGCTGGCTATGCTCACCCCGGAAAGGGACCATTCCGGGTATCCTGCCGGGGATATCTCTCCGGCTGTCGTGCATCCAATCACCGGACAGTCAAATTCGGATTTTATCGCGCGCCCAAGCTCCTTGAGATCGTAGTTGGTAGAGCAGAATATCAGCGCCAGAGACATTCCGGGCTGGCCAATCATCCCCTTAAGCTCGGCCAGCGCGCCGGAAGCGGAATCCTTGTTCAGGCTGAATCCCTTTTTTACGGATATCCTTCCATTGTCTGCCATGTCCACCCCCCAAAGTTCAAGCCGCCATGACGTAAAATATATAGACCCGGCCAATGGCCGTGAAGCCCCCGCTTCATACTTACGGATGTCAGACCGCGCCTATGGAATTATGAACCAACAATATATTGGGCGCAATAACGTCCAGGCGGCTATTTGCGCCAGGCTTCCCCATCACCCGCAAAGCTATCAAGCGGCGACAAGATATCAGTACCGGCGATTTTGTCACTTATCACCGTTGCGTCAAGCCGAAGCGTTCACCGCAGCCTTGATAATCGGGGTGAATTCGGAGGTCTTCAGGCTGGCTCCTCCTATCAGGCCGCCGTCTATGTTCGCCATGCCGAAAAGCTCTTCGGCGTTGGACGCCTTGACGGATCCGCCGTAAAGGATCCTTGCCGTCTGCGCGGCGTTCGCGCCGTACAACGTCTCAATTTTGCCTCTTATTTGCGCGTGCGCCTCGTCCGCCTGGGAGGGACTCGCCGTCTTGCCGGTGCCGATGGCCCACACAGGCTCGTACGCGATTATCACCTTTTCAAAATCGTGAAGGGCTATCCCGGCGAACGCTTCCTCGATCTGCCGGTCGAGCACGGAAAAAGCTTCCCCCGCCTCCCTTTGCGCAAGCGTTTCGCCCACGCACACAATGGGCCTAAGGCCGGCTTTGAGTGATGCGATGATTTTTTTGTTCACCGTCGCGCCGGTCTCCCCGAAAAACTGCCTGCGCTCAGAATGGCCGATTATCACAAGCTTGCATCCGGCGTCCTTTAGCATCTGGGCCGACACCTCGCCCGTGAACGCCCCGCTCTCTTCCCAGAACACATCCTGCCCCGCCACCTGGATGGACGAGTCCCCCACAATATCAAACACCGGCTTTATCGCCGTGAAAACGGGTGCCACCACGATGTCCACCTTGTGGATGTCCCGGGTCTCCTTTTTCACCGCCTCGGCCAGCTTTATGGACTGCTCTATGGTGTTGTTCATTTTCCAGTTTCCCGCCACCATCAGCCTGCGTGTCACTTTATTCTCCTTTGTTTCCGACTGATTAAAATCCGCCTGCCGCTATCAATCCAAGAAGTTCGCCGTCGCATTTTAACGCCGGAGAACAGCGAATCAAGCTTTGCGTTCCTGGAGTTTTTCCTGTATCCATAGATTGATCAGGGTATCGGCGGAAACACCGCGCTTATGGGCCGCCTCCTCGACCTGCCCGGCAAGCTTCATGTCCAAAGCGCAAAAGACTGCTTCAGAATTAACTTCCACATCAAATTCCGATTCCCTTGTCTTGTCCCAATAGTCCGTCAAATCGTGCGTGTCCCAAAATTCGCCTATCCTCTTATAGGATGTCATTCCGGATATTGAGCTTTTACTTTTTTTCATACCTTTTTCTCTCGGAGTCTGTCATGTCCCTTGCGGTGACAATCAATGCGCCGCCCTCTTTTTTGTAAATGAAAAAAATTATGAGCCTCCTGCCCTTAAAGGTTTCCCCCATCGCTGAATATACATGTTCACCTTCACGATGCCCATTCTCGATAAATCTGAATCCAGGATGGTTATCAAACGTTTCCCGCACTTCATCGGGATTAACCCGATGCTTCCAACGCAGTTTTTCAACGATTTCCTCAATCCAAACCAGCCGCTCTATCTTCAATTTTAGTCCATGCCAGGATGCAATTTGGGTGGTTTATCCGCAAATAATGATCCATCATTTCTTCCTGTCGTTTAGCGCCGCGATACCGGGAAGCGTTTTC
This genomic window contains:
- a CDS encoding triose-phosphate isomerase, with amino-acid sequence MVAGNWKMNNTIEQSIKLAEAVKKETRDIHKVDIVVAPVFTAIKPVFDIVGDSSIQVAGQDVFWEESGAFTGEVSAQMLKDAGCKLVIIGHSERRQFFGETGATVNKKIIASLKAGLRPIVCVGETLAQREAGEAFSVLDRQIEEAFAGIALHDFEKVIIAYEPVWAIGTGKTASPSQADEAHAQIRGKIETLYGANAAQTARILYGGSVKASNAEELFGMANIDGGLIGGASLKTSEFTPIIKAAVNASA
- a CDS encoding FIST C-terminal domain-containing protein; the protein is MADNGRISVKKGFSLNKDSASGALAELKGMIGQPGMSLALIFCSTNYDLKELGRAIKSEFDCPVIGCTTAGEISPAGYPEWSLSGVSIASTELSVKTFLIPDVNNFGVQAAAGISRDIKASFPEKSGAEAASSFGLLLIDGLSVKEEPVVAYLSGAMGSMPIIGGSAGDNLKFKETCVYYDGEFISGAAVFSAFSTTLPVTAFKTQHFTPDNGSKMVITGAIPEKRIVTEINGRPAAQEYARFVGLTIDKLEPMIFSRNPVMLKIGGEFYVRSIQKVNDDGSLTFYCAIDEGLVLTLAKGVDIIENLEETFENVKKQIGSPKVVIGCECILRRLEILEKGLAGQAARIMTENNVIGFHTYGEQFNAVHVNQTLTGIAIGA
- a CDS encoding response regulator — its product is MDTESATPELDRLNDELTAQRKINRSLMSRVERSVDSIGSSFSLFETNILLQGRIQERTAELEKRNSELLAAKEQAESAARLKSEFLANMSHEIRTPLNGVIGMTSMLLDTRLSHEQRDYAETIRSSAESLLSIINDILDFSKIEAGKLSIEPIPFDLRQGIEDVIDTLCLKAHEKRLEVILRYDPKAPRRVEGDPGRVRQIIMNLISNAIKFTEKGYILIDVQHEAGGTGPGAFAVSVKDTGVGIPEQMQKKIFDKFTQVDASTTRKFGGTGLGLAITNQLVEMMGGSISVTSKIGEGATFLVRLPLPEASGSAPESVSFESLAGMRVFVVDDNDVNLKILREQLTHWGIVCDCVSSGSDALIQLLAASKAGALHEVAVVDHLMPGMDGETLGRAMRAIPELSGIRLVMLTSGGGAGDAKKFEAIGFDAYLLKPIRQSQLFDTLVTLRNTKPRGEGSGILTSNRLPHEARRGAGREIPAGAHKGIALVVEDNITNQAVARGILARMGLIVDVAGDGQEALDLLEKVDYDIVFMDCHMPVMDGYEASRSIRSGEDGKKRIPIVAMTANAMMGDREKCIAAGMDDYVSKPVSVDAINTVLKRWLREGGQADGYAAEGETPPRVVFNYSGMRGRLNFDVSLVRTLMDKFLSNTPAVLDKLETAVKKKNMQDAALHAHSVKGSAANVGAERLAHAAMLCEDSAEENDCERSVENLASVKLEYAHFIEEMNGFQWPTV
- a CDS encoding BrnT family toxin, which translates into the protein MKIERLVWIEEIVEKLRWKHRVNPDEVRETFDNHPGFRFIENGHREGEHVYSAMGETFKGRRLIIFFIYKKEGGALIVTARDMTDSERKRYEKK